The Anomalospiza imberbis isolate Cuckoo-Finch-1a 21T00152 chromosome 7, ASM3175350v1, whole genome shotgun sequence genome has a window encoding:
- the GBX2 gene encoding homeobox protein GBX-2, giving the protein MSAAFQPSLMMMQRPLGSSTAFSIDSLIGSPPPPAPGHFVYTGYPMFMPYRPVVLPPPPPPPPALPQGALQPALPPAHPHHHQLPSLPSGFCSSLAQGMALTSTLMATLPGTFPASPQHQEAARKFAPPGNFEKADGIPPDGGGDDGKAFLGKDGALLPFPAADAVQASLAGALRGQGKDDPKAEEDAKGKEESFSMDSDLDYSSDDNIPGQAAHKEEDSGNALEENPQNPPSSTNTTSTGKNRRRRTAFTSEQLLELEKEFHCKKYLSLTERSQIAHALKLSEVQVKIWFQNRRAKWKRVKAGNANSKTGEPSRNPKIVVPIPVHVSRFAIRSQHQQLEQARP; this is encoded by the exons ATGAGCGCGGCTTTCCAGCCCTCGCTGATGATGATGCAGCGCCCGCTGGGAAGCAGCACGGCCTTCAGCATCGACTCGCTGATCGGCAgccccccgccgcccgcccccgggCACTTCGTGTACACCGGCTACCCCATGTTCATGCCCTACCGGCCCGTggtgctgccgccgccgccgccgccgccgcccgcgctgCCGCAGGGCGCGCTGCAGCCCGCGCTGCCCCCCGCGCACCCGCACCACCACCAGCTGCCCAGCCTGCCCTCCGGcttctgctccagcctggcgCAGGGCATGGCGCTCACCTCCACGCTCATGGCCACGCTGCCCGGCACCTTCCCCGCCTCCCCGCAGCACCAGGAGGCCGCCAGGAAGTTCGCGCCCCCGGGGAACTTCGAGAAAGCCGACGGGATACCCCCGGACGGCGGCGGCGACGACGGCAAAGCCTTCCTGGGCAAGGACGGGGCCCTCCTGCCCTTCCCCGCCGCCGACGCCGTCCAGGCTTCCCTCG CCGGGGCTCTCCGGGGCCAGGGCAAGGACGACCCCAAAGCAGAGGAGGACGCGAAAGGCAAGGAGGAAAGTTTCTCCATGGACAGCGATCTAGATTATAGCTCGGACGACAACATCCCCGGCCAGGCGGCTCACAAGGAAGAGGACTCTGGCAACGCGCTGGAGGAGaacccccagaatccccccagTTCCACCAACACCACGTCCACGGGCAAAAACCGGCGGAGGCGAACAGCCTTCACCAgcgagcagctgctggagctggagaaggaatttcACTGCAAAAAGTACCTGTCCCTGACCGAGAGGTCCCAGATCGCTCACGCCCTCAAACTCAGCGAGGTGCAGGTGAAAATCTGGTTCCAGAACAGGCGGGCGAAATGGAAACGGGTCAAGGCGGGCAACGCCAACTCCAAGACAGGGGAACCTTCCCGAAACCCCAAGATCGTGGTGCCCATCCCGGTGCACGTCAGCAGGTTCGCGATCAGGAgtcagcaccagcagctggaGCAAGCCCGACCCTga